The sequence TCCAACTTTCGGGGACCAGTTCAGTCCGCGGTCCGGGCCTCCTCTGCGCTGGCGCGGAATTATGCCGGGTCAGGCGAACGGGAGGACAAGCTCCGCGTACCGCTCCTTGACCGTGGCCAGGACGGCATTGCCGTCCGTATCCCAAATCTCCTGGTTGAAAATCTCCACCTCGATGTCCCCGGTGTAGCCGGCGTCCCGTACCCAGGTACCGATCGTGGCGAAGTCCACCACGCCGTCGCCCATGTACCCGCGGGACAGCAGCGGGTCCGCGGCGATCGGCATGTTGAAGTCGCACACCTGGTAGGAGGCGATGCGCTTCTCCCGGCCTGCGCGCCCGATCTGCGCCTTCAGGTCCGGATCCCACCAGACATGGAAGGTGTCCACGGCGACGCCCACCGTTGCGGCATCGAACGGCGCTGCAAGGTCCAGCGCCTGCCCCAGCGTGGAGATCAGGGCACGGTCGGCCGCATACATCGGGTGCAGCGGCTCCAGGACCAGGCGGACGCCATGTTCGGCGGCGAAGGGAACCAGGTCGGCGAGCCTGTCGGCAACGCGCTGCCGGGCGGCCACGACGTCCTTCTCCCCCGGTGCAAGCCCGCCGACCACCAGGAACAGTTCCCGGGTGTCCAGGGCCACGGCTTCAAGGATCGCTGCGCGGTTGTCCGCGAGCGCGGCCGCCTGGCCTTCGGCGTCTGCCGCGGTGAGGAACCCGCCGCGGCACAGTGAGGACACGCGCAGGCCGGCGTCCTTGATCAGGCGGGCCGCCTTATCCAGGCCGGATTCCTCCACGCGGTCCCGCCACGGGCCGATCGAGGGAATGCCTGCGTTGACGCACCCCTCCACGACCTGGGCGAGCGTCCACTTCTTGGTGGTGGCGCTGTTGATGGACAGGCGCGCGACGTCGCTCATACCCCCACCCCGTTGATGCGCAGGTAGTCGGACATCCGGAAGGCCGCCAGCGCGGGGTCTTTAAGCAGTCCGGCCTGGTCCGCGAGCTCAAAGGTTCTGGCCAGGTGGCAGACCGAGCGGCCCGAATGCAGGCCGCCCACCATCTGGAAACCGGGCTGCTTGCCGTTGAGCCAGGACAGGAAGGCGATTCCTGTCTTGTAGTAGAAGGTAGGGGCACTGAAGATGTGCTTGCCCAGTTCCCGGGTGGAGTCGAGGATTTCGCGGGCCTTGGCGGCGTTGCCGGCGTCGTAGTTCTGCAGGGCAGCCGAAGCGGCGGGGTAGATTGCCGCGAAGATTCCCAGCAGGGCGTCGGAGTGGTGGCTGCCATCGCCGTCGATGAGTTCCGGGTAGTTGAAGTCGTCGCCGGTGTAGAGCCGGACGCCGTCGGGCAGGGCCGCCCGCAGGGCCACCTCGTGGCCGGCATCGAGCAGCGAGACCTTGACACCGTCCACCTTGGCGGCGTTGTCCTTGATGAGGCCGAGGAACGTTTCGGTGGCCGTGGCGACGTCGTCCGACCCCCAGTAGCCGGCGAGGGCGGGATCGAACATGGTGCCCAGCCAGTGCAGGATGACCGGCTGGTCCACTTCCCGCAGGAGGGTGGAGTACACCGTCAGGTAGTCTTCGGGGCCGCGTGCCACCTTTGCCAGGGCGCGGGAGGCCATGAGGATGACCTTGGGCCCGGCCTCGGTGACGACGGCGATCTGCTCGCGGTAGGCCTCAAGGACGGCCTTAATGCCGGCCTCACCTGCGGGAAGCGAATCAGTCTCCAGCTGGTCGGTGCCGGCGCCGCAGGAGACGAGGTCGCGAACGGACTTGCCGGCAGTCGCGGGATTGGTGGCGGCGACCACCGAGGCTGCTTCGACACCGGTGCGCTTGATGAGCTGCTGGGTGGCGGCCCAGTCAAGGCCCATGCCGCGCTGGGCGGTGTCCATCGCATCGGCCACGCCCAGGCCATAGGACCAGAGCTCGTGGCGGTACGCCATGGTGGCGTCCCAGTCGAGGCGTGCAGGGGCCCCGGGGGTGTTGTCCGCGAGTACTTCGGGAATGACGTGGGCCGCGGCATATGCCCGCCGGGCTGTCAGTGGCGCGGTGGGGCGGGCCCAGGTGGTGCCACCCTGCAGGCGGTACTCCCTGGTGCCCCCGTCGGAGGAGGGAAGGATGAGGGAAGTCATTGGACGGTGATCTCCGGGATGTCGATGGTGCGGCGTTCGTCGTTGGACTGCAGGCCCAGTTCCGCGAGCTGCACGCCGCGGGCGGCGGAGAGCAGGCCAAAGCGGTGTTCGCGGCCGGCCACGACGTCGCGGAGGAATTCCTCCCACTGCAGCTTGAAGCCGTTGTCCAGCTCGGCATTGGCCGGAACCTCCTGCCACTGGTCGCGGAAGGATTCGGTGACGGGCAGGTCCGGGTTCCAGACGGGCTTGGGCGTGTGCGCCCGCTGCTGGGCGACGCACTTGTTCAGGCCGGCGACGGCCGAGCCGTGGGTGCCGTCCACCTGGAATTCCACCAGTTCGTCGCGGTATACCCGGACAGCCCAGGAGGAGTTGATCTGGCCGACGACCTCGTCGCCGGCCGGGGTGACGAGCTCGAAGATGCCGTAGGAGGCGTCGTCGGCCGTGGCCTTGTACTCCTTGCCGGCTTCGTCCCAGCGTGCCGGAATGTGGGTGGCGGTCTTGGCATTGACGCTCTTGACCTTGCCGATGATGCCTTCGAGCACGTAGTTCCAGTGGCAGAACATGTCGGTGGTCATTCCGCCGCCGTCTTCCTTGCGGTAGTTCCAGGACGGGCGCTGGGCGGCCTGGATGTCGCCTTCGAAGACCCAGTAGCCGAACTCTCCGCGGATGGACAGGATCCGGCCGAAGAAGCCTTCATCCACCAGCCGGCGGAGCTTGACCAGCCCGGGGAGGTACAGCTTGTCGTGGACAACACCGGCCGTCACCCCTGCCTGCTTGCCGATCCGGGCAAGCTCGATGGCCTCTTCAAGGGTTTCGGCCGTGGGCTTCTCGGTGAAGATGTGCTTCCCGGCCAGCATGGACTTCTTCAGGGTGGCCGCGCGGAGGCTGGTCATCGAGGCATCGAACACGACGTCGACAGTGGGGTCGTTGATCACGGCGTCCAGGTCGGTGGTCCATTCCGAAACCTTGTGCTGCTCTGCCAATTCCCGGATTTTCGCCTCATTGCGCCCCACGAGGATGGGTTCAACCTGGACGCGGGTGCCGTCCTCGAGGGTGAATCCGCCGGCGTCGCGGATGGGCAGGATGGAGCGCAGCAGGTGCTGGCGGTAGCCCATCCGGCCGGTGATGCCGTTCATGGCGATGCGGATCGTCTTTGTTTCGAAGCCCATGTGTCCTCCACGGTGAGTGAGCAATGTACTCAAGCCAACTGGGAAAGCGCATTCCCACTGCATCCATGATGCATCGCGCCCTTTCTCTTGGCAAGCGCTTTCCGGAAGAAGTTTGAACTGCCATAATGTGCTTAGCCTTCGAGCCCGTACCGAGACCAGGAGATGCTGTGGCTGCAAGTACCCTTACCGAGGTGGCCCGCCTTGCCGGCGTTTCCCCCGCTACGGCCTCCCGCGTGCTTAACGGTTCCGCCCGGAAGCCGGGCGAGGACATCGCCGAACGGGTCAGGCAGGCGGCGGAGTCGCTGGGTTACGTGCCCAACGCCCAGGCCCAGGGGCTGGCGAAGTCCAGCTCCGGCCTCATCGGCCTTATTGTCCACGACATCGCGGACCCCTACTTCGCGGCCGTGGCCCGGGGCGTGCAGGCAGCCGCGCGGGAACAGCACCGGATGGTGCTGCTGGCCACTACCGGCGGCGGGCCCGCGGAAGAAAGGGAAGCAGTGGCAGCCTTTGCCGCCCGCCGGGCGGACTCGATTGTCATCGCAGGTTCCCGCTCGTGCCGGGATGAAGACAAGGAAGGCAACGCAGAGCTGGCAGCCGAACTCGACCGGTACTGCCGCAACGGCGGACAGGTGGCAGTGGTGGGCCACCCCGTGGTCGGCGCAACGGCTCCGGAGGGATACCACGTGGTGAAAGTCCCCAACCAGGAGCTCGCTGGCCGCCTCGCCGCGGAGCTTGCGCGCAGCTGGGACGGGGACTTCGTCATCGTTGGCGGCCCGGAAGGCCTCCTGACCTCCGATGACCGGGTCCGCGGCTTCCAGGAGGGACTGGACAAGGCCGGACGCCGTCCGGCCGAAGTGCTCCGCAGCGCGTTCAATCGGTCCGGCGGATATGACGCGGGCCTGGAACTGGCGGCACGGATCAAGGCAGCCCAATCCGGCGACGCGCACGCCACCGCAAAACTCTGTATTTTCGCCGTCAACGACGTCATGGCCATCGGCGCCGCAGCGGCCCTGCGGTCCGAAGGGCTCCGCATCCCCCGCGACGCCGCAATCGCCGGTTTCGACGACATTGAAACCCTCCGGGACTTCCGGCCCGCCCTGTCCACGGTCCGCCTGCCGCTGGAGGACATCGGCCGGCTCGCCACGCTTGCCACCGGACCGAGGTCCGCCGGCGACGCTGCGGAAGCCGCCTCCCCCGGTGGCATCACAGGCGAGGTCACGCTGCGGCGCAGCACCGAAGCTGCCGCCTGATGGCGTTGCCGGCACTGACGGCAGTTCCGGCCCGCCCGGAGGGTGCCGGCTCCCGCCCCGCCATCCTGGTCCTGCCCGGAGGAGGTTATGCCGGGCAGGCCGATCACGAAGCGGAGCCCGTGGCGGAATGGCTGGCAGCGCTGGGCATCCACGCCTTTGTGCTCCGCTACAGGGTTGCCCCTGACCGGCACCCGGCTCCCCTGGAGGACGCAAAGGAAGCCATGCTCCACATCAGGGGTGGACAACATGGGTTGGCCGTCGACCCGGGGCGTGTCGGCGTCCTGGGCTTCTCCGCCGGCGGCCACCTGGCAGCCACCCTGAGCACGGCAGCTGCCACCGGGAATCCGGAACTGGACGTGCGCGCAGCCGTCCCCGACCTTTCGGTTCTTTGCTACCCCGTAGCATCACTGACCCACGAAGCCCACCAGGGATCGGTGGCGAACCTCCTTGGCGACGCACCGCCGTCGGCCCTCCTCAGGGCACTCTCGCCGGAGCTGAACGTCACGCCCCTGGCACCGCCGGCATTCCTCTGGCATACCGCCGGCGACGATGCCGTCCCGGTGAGCAACAGCCTGAACTACGCCAGGGCGCTCTTTGCCGCCGGCGTTCCGGCGGAGCTGCATGTCTTCCCGGAGGGGCGGCACGGGCTGGGGCTTGCCGCAGACCAACCAGGACCCGGGCAGTGGACCGGGCTGTGCGCGGCCTGGCTGCAGCGAGCCGGGTGGACGGATACCCCCGCCGCAGCCCCTGCGACCGGCCGCAGTTAGTCCACTGCCCGAATGGTCCAGCTTGCCGAATGTGCCTGGCCAGGCTGCAGATGCACCAGGTCCGTCCCTGAACGCAGGGCATCCGGCGGGCAGGTCATGGGTTCAACGGCCAGGCCCAGCCGGTCCGGGCCGACGGGCTTGTCGCCGGTGTGCACCTGCACCCAGGGCCACTCGGTGCCCCACTCGAGTTCCACACCCGTACCGGACGGGTCCAGCACCCGTACCCGGGCAAGGCCCTCTCCGTCCCAAGCGATGTCCGTAAACGCATGGTCGATCTTCACCGGTCCCAGCCGCCGCGCTGACCGGAAGTCGAAGGCGGCCCCCGCCACCGGCCGCATGCCCACGGGCAGCAGCCGGTCAGGGGTTACCTCCAGGTAGGAGCCGGCCGGAAGTTCCAGCGACCAGTCATCCAGCGGGGACGGGCCGGCCACCAGATAGGGGTGGGGGCATACCCCGTACGGCGCGGGCGAGGTGCCGGCGTTGACCGCCCGCACCTCGCCGCGGAGCCCGTCTTCGGAGAGGGAGTAGCTGACGGCCAGTTCCAGGTCTGTGGGGTAATCGGGGCCGGCAGGAATGCGGCATCCCAGGACCGCCCGGCCCGCGGCTGTTTCCAGTACTTCCCAAGGCCTGTGGATGGCCAGGCCGTGCAAAGCCGAGCCACGCTCCGGCTCGTTAACGGCGGCGGTATAGCCAATGCCCGCGTAGGAGTAGCTGCCGTCCGCCAGCCGGTTGGGCCAGGGCGCGCAGATGACGCCCCGGTAGTCGGGCACGGGACCGTCCGGCCCAAATCCCACCACCAGGTCCCTGTCCCCGTGGCGCAGTGCGCGGAGCGCCCCGCCCCGAAGGGTGACGACGGCGG comes from Pseudarthrobacter sp. NIBRBAC000502770 and encodes:
- a CDS encoding sugar phosphate isomerase/epimerase, translating into MSDVARLSINSATTKKWTLAQVVEGCVNAGIPSIGPWRDRVEESGLDKAARLIKDAGLRVSSLCRGGFLTAADAEGQAAALADNRAAILEAVALDTRELFLVVGGLAPGEKDVVAARQRVADRLADLVPFAAEHGVRLVLEPLHPMYAADRALISTLGQALDLAAPFDAATVGVAVDTFHVWWDPDLKAQIGRAGREKRIASYQVCDFNMPIAADPLLSRGYMGDGVVDFATIGTWVRDAGYTGDIEVEIFNQEIWDTDGNAVLATVKERYAELVLPFA
- a CDS encoding dihydrodipicolinate synthase family protein; this encodes MTSLILPSSDGGTREYRLQGGTTWARPTAPLTARRAYAAAHVIPEVLADNTPGAPARLDWDATMAYRHELWSYGLGVADAMDTAQRGMGLDWAATQQLIKRTGVEAASVVAATNPATAGKSVRDLVSCGAGTDQLETDSLPAGEAGIKAVLEAYREQIAVVTEAGPKVILMASRALAKVARGPEDYLTVYSTLLREVDQPVILHWLGTMFDPALAGYWGSDDVATATETFLGLIKDNAAKVDGVKVSLLDAGHEVALRAALPDGVRLYTGDDFNYPELIDGDGSHHSDALLGIFAAIYPAASAALQNYDAGNAAKAREILDSTRELGKHIFSAPTFYYKTGIAFLSWLNGKQPGFQMVGGLHSGRSVCHLARTFELADQAGLLKDPALAAFRMSDYLRINGVGV
- a CDS encoding Gfo/Idh/MocA family protein, producing MGFETKTIRIAMNGITGRMGYRQHLLRSILPIRDAGGFTLEDGTRVQVEPILVGRNEAKIRELAEQHKVSEWTTDLDAVINDPTVDVVFDASMTSLRAATLKKSMLAGKHIFTEKPTAETLEEAIELARIGKQAGVTAGVVHDKLYLPGLVKLRRLVDEGFFGRILSIRGEFGYWVFEGDIQAAQRPSWNYRKEDGGGMTTDMFCHWNYVLEGIIGKVKSVNAKTATHIPARWDEAGKEYKATADDASYGIFELVTPAGDEVVGQINSSWAVRVYRDELVEFQVDGTHGSAVAGLNKCVAQQRAHTPKPVWNPDLPVTESFRDQWQEVPANAELDNGFKLQWEEFLRDVVAGREHRFGLLSAARGVQLAELGLQSNDERRTIDIPEITVQ
- a CDS encoding LacI family DNA-binding transcriptional regulator, which gives rise to MAASTLTEVARLAGVSPATASRVLNGSARKPGEDIAERVRQAAESLGYVPNAQAQGLAKSSSGLIGLIVHDIADPYFAAVARGVQAAAREQHRMVLLATTGGGPAEEREAVAAFAARRADSIVIAGSRSCRDEDKEGNAELAAELDRYCRNGGQVAVVGHPVVGATAPEGYHVVKVPNQELAGRLAAELARSWDGDFVIVGGPEGLLTSDDRVRGFQEGLDKAGRRPAEVLRSAFNRSGGYDAGLELAARIKAAQSGDAHATAKLCIFAVNDVMAIGAAAALRSEGLRIPRDAAIAGFDDIETLRDFRPALSTVRLPLEDIGRLATLATGPRSAGDAAEAASPGGITGEVTLRRSTEAAA
- a CDS encoding alpha/beta hydrolase: MALPALTAVPARPEGAGSRPAILVLPGGGYAGQADHEAEPVAEWLAALGIHAFVLRYRVAPDRHPAPLEDAKEAMLHIRGGQHGLAVDPGRVGVLGFSAGGHLAATLSTAAATGNPELDVRAAVPDLSVLCYPVASLTHEAHQGSVANLLGDAPPSALLRALSPELNVTPLAPPAFLWHTAGDDAVPVSNSLNYARALFAAGVPAELHVFPEGRHGLGLAADQPGPGQWTGLCAAWLQRAGWTDTPAAAPATGRS
- a CDS encoding aldose 1-epimerase family protein encodes the protein MPGTEVHLAHGPYSAVVTLRGGALRALRHGDRDLVVGFGPDGPVPDYRGVICAPWPNRLADGSYSYAGIGYTAAVNEPERGSALHGLAIHRPWEVLETAAGRAVLGCRIPAGPDYPTDLELAVSYSLSEDGLRGEVRAVNAGTSPAPYGVCPHPYLVAGPSPLDDWSLELPAGSYLEVTPDRLLPVGMRPVAGAAFDFRSARRLGPVKIDHAFTDIAWDGEGLARVRVLDPSGTGVELEWGTEWPWVQVHTGDKPVGPDRLGLAVEPMTCPPDALRSGTDLVHLQPGQAHSASWTIRAVD